The Pseudomonas hefeiensis genomic sequence ATTGAACGATATGGCAAAGAATCTGATCCTGTGGTTGATCATCGCTGCTGTCCTTGTGACTGTGATGAACAACTTCTCCAGCCCTAACGAGCCGCAGACCCTCAACTATTCCGACTTCATCCAGCAAGTCAAGGATGGCAAGGTCGAGCGCGTTGCCGTCGACGGTTATGTGATTACCGGCAAGCGCACCGATGGCGACAGCTTCAAGACCATTCGTCCGGCGATTCAGGACAACGGCCTGATCGGCGACCTGGTGGACAATCATGTCGTGGTCGAAGGCAAGCAACCTGAGCAGCAGAGCATCTGGACCCAGCTTCTGGTGGCCAGCTTCCCGATCCTGGTGATCATCGCGGTGTTCATGTTCTTCATGCGCCAGATGCAGGGCGGTGCCGGTGGCAAGGGCGGGCCGATGAGTTTCGGCAAAAGCAAGGCCCGACTGCTCTCTGAAGACCAGGTGAAGACCACCCTGGCCGATGTCGCTGGTTGCGACGAGGCCAAGGAAGAGGTCGGCGAGCTGGTTGAATTCCTGCGTGATCCGGGCAAGTTCCAGCGCCTGGGCGGCCGTATCCCGCGCGGCGTGCTGATGGTCGGTCCTCCGGGTACCGGTAAAACCTTGCTGGCCAAAGCGATTGCCGGCGAAGCCAAAGTGCCGTTCTTCACGATTTCCGGTTCCGACTTCGTTGAAATGTTCGTCGGCGTGGGTGCCAGTCGTGTTCGTGACATGTTCGAACAGGCCAAGAAACACGCGCCTTGCATCATCTTCATCGACGAAATCGACGCGGTCGGTCGCCATCGTGGCGCCGGCATGGGTGGTGGTCACGACGAGCGCGAGCAGACCCTCAACCAATTGCTGGTCGAGATGGACGGTTTCGAAATGAATGACGGCATCATCGTGATTGCCGCCACCAACCGTCCGGACGTGCTCGACCCTGCGCTGTTGCGTCCTGGCCGTTTTGACCGCCAGGTTGTGGTGGGGCTGCCGGACATCCGCGGTCGTGAGCAGATCCTCAAGGTTCATATGCGTAAGGTGCCAATGGGTGACGATGTCGCTCCGGCAGTGATCGCTCGTGGTACACCGGGTTTTTCCGGTGCCGACCTTGCGAACCTGGTTAACGAGGCGTCGCTGTTCGCTGCTCGTACCGGCAAGCGTGTCGTTGAAATGAAAGAGTTCGAACTGGCCAAGGACAAGATCATGATGGGCGCGGAGCGCAAATCCATGGTCATGTCCGAGAAAGAAAAGCAGAACACGGCGTACCACGAAGCGGGTCACGCGATCGTTGGTCGTGTGGTGCCCGAGCATGATCCGGTCTACAAGGTCTCGATCATTCCGCGCGGTCGTGCCTTGGGTGTGACCATGTTCCTGCCGGAAGAGGATCGTTACAGCCTGTCCAAGCGTGCGCTGATCAGCCAGATATGTTCGCTCTACGGCGGCCGTATTGCGGAAGAAATGACGCTGGGCTTTGACGGTGTAACCACGGGCGCGTCCAACGACATCATGCGTGCCAGCCAGATCGCCCGGAACATGGTCACCAAGTGGGGTCTGTCCGAGAAACTGGGTCCGCTGATGTACGCTGAAGAAGAGGGTGAGGTGTTCCTTGGTCGCGGTGGTGGCGGTCAGCACGCAAGTTTCTCCGGTGAGACGGCAAAGCTGATCGACTCCGAGGTGCGTAGCATCATCGATCAGTGCTATGGCACCGCCAAGCAGATCCTCACGGACAACCGTGACAAGCTCGACGCCATGGCTGATGCCCTGATGAAGTATGAAACCATTGACGCCGAGCAGATCGACGACATCATGGCAGGTCGCTCGCCTCGCGAGCCTCGTGACTGGTCCGGCGGCGGCACCGGTACGTCGGGTACGCCTCCAGCGGTACAGGGCGAGCGTCCGGAAACACCGATTGGCGGTCCGGCTGCTGACGTTTAAGGCTTGAAATGACTTCTGTTCAGTCCTCAACCCGGTTGCCTTGCGGCAATCGGGTTCTTGATTTGTCCCATGTCCATGTCATGGGCATCCTCAATGTCACTCCCGATTCCTTTTCCGACGGCGGTCGATTCAGTCAGCTTGATGCTGCGTTGCGGCATGCCGAGGCCATGGTCGCCGCGGGCGCGACACTGATCGATGTCGGCGGTGAGTCGACCCGACCAGGCGCGCGGGCGGTTTCGCCTACCGAAGAGCTGGAGCGTGTGGCGCCGATTGTCGAGCGCATCCACCGCGAGCTTGATGTCATAATCTCGGTGGATACATCCACGCCAGCGGTCATTCGTGAAACGGCGCGACTTGGAGCGGGGCTGATCAACGACGTTCGTTCCTTGCAGCGCGAGGGTGCCCTGGATGCCGCTGCGGCTACGGGGTTGCCGGTGTGCCTGATGCATATGCTGGGCGAGCCCGGAACCATGCAGAACGACCCGCACTATCATGATGTGGTTAGAGAAGTCGGTGAGTTTCTGGTAGAACGCCTGGATCAATGTGCCGTCGCAGGCATTCCTGCGCAGCGGATCATTCTTGATCCCGGGTTCGGCTTTGCCAAAACACTGGCTCACAACCTGAGCCTGTTCA encodes the following:
- the folP gene encoding dihydropteroate synthase, coding for MTSVQSSTRLPCGNRVLDLSHVHVMGILNVTPDSFSDGGRFSQLDAALRHAEAMVAAGATLIDVGGESTRPGARAVSPTEELERVAPIVERIHRELDVIISVDTSTPAVIRETARLGAGLINDVRSLQREGALDAAAATGLPVCLMHMLGEPGTMQNDPHYHDVVREVGEFLVERLDQCAVAGIPAQRIILDPGFGFAKTLAHNLSLFKHMQALHALGRPLLVGVSRKSMIGNALGRPVGERLYGGLALAALAITKGARILRVHDVAETMDVVRMIAAVDSAE
- the ftsH gene encoding ATP-dependent zinc metalloprotease FtsH, whose protein sequence is MAKNLILWLIIAAVLVTVMNNFSSPNEPQTLNYSDFIQQVKDGKVERVAVDGYVITGKRTDGDSFKTIRPAIQDNGLIGDLVDNHVVVEGKQPEQQSIWTQLLVASFPILVIIAVFMFFMRQMQGGAGGKGGPMSFGKSKARLLSEDQVKTTLADVAGCDEAKEEVGELVEFLRDPGKFQRLGGRIPRGVLMVGPPGTGKTLLAKAIAGEAKVPFFTISGSDFVEMFVGVGASRVRDMFEQAKKHAPCIIFIDEIDAVGRHRGAGMGGGHDEREQTLNQLLVEMDGFEMNDGIIVIAATNRPDVLDPALLRPGRFDRQVVVGLPDIRGREQILKVHMRKVPMGDDVAPAVIARGTPGFSGADLANLVNEASLFAARTGKRVVEMKEFELAKDKIMMGAERKSMVMSEKEKQNTAYHEAGHAIVGRVVPEHDPVYKVSIIPRGRALGVTMFLPEEDRYSLSKRALISQICSLYGGRIAEEMTLGFDGVTTGASNDIMRASQIARNMVTKWGLSEKLGPLMYAEEEGEVFLGRGGGGQHASFSGETAKLIDSEVRSIIDQCYGTAKQILTDNRDKLDAMADALMKYETIDAEQIDDIMAGRSPREPRDWSGGGTGTSGTPPAVQGERPETPIGGPAADV